AAGAGCACACtcacgagagagggggcggcgcACACCTCCTCCGTTTACAAGATACagtctcttttttgtttttgtcTGGGCCTCTTCCGTCTCCCGCCAGCACGAGCCTCCGCTCTCCTTCCGAGATGGAAGgggagcaaaagagagagagagagcagcctCCGATGATCCCTATGTGAGCGTATTCTGTGACCATAtcacatctctctctcttcctctggaACCGCTCTCCGTCACACCTTCGCGTCTTGTCAAATACACGTCACTGGGCACATatgcctgtgtgcgcgccTGCCTGCTCACACGTTACGAACGACGAGAGGGGGCGTCGAGGGCTACAGGCACCACAACAAAGCAAAGGCGAGAAATAAAAAGAGTTCATCCTCAAACGACATCACTTGggctgtgcagctgctcgtgTAGCCAGCACCACAAATCGTGCAAGTGCCTCCAAGAAAAACAACACGCGTATAGCCTGTAAGAGAAGGGCTGGTGTATAGCCACCCCCTGTTACACTGCGTTCACACCTTGCAACAATAAGAACACCGAGGGCCCATCGCCTGCCCCGtacctctgccgccgccgtcctcgGCGCGGGCGTCCGAAGTGGTGATCTCCGTTGAGGACCGATAGATGACTGCCATGCAGGAAGGACACAACCAGCCCAAGTAGGAGGCGTACTCACTGTCCTTCGCGCGAGGTGCAATTGCGGTATCGGCATTCTCTGTCCTGGCTTTCTTTAAGTCGAGCATCGAGTCCTCTGTTGAGGCAACATCCGCCGCGCGACATACTCGCGGAGGCACCCGCGGCAGCATCGTAGGGCCCACAACGTACTGAGATGCAATACGGTCCCGCCTCTGGCGGGCCCGGCCGCCGATGAGCGACATGGCAGCACTCGCACCATCCAGCAGGTGGCCGAGGTCATGAAAACTGAACCGGGCAGCGCAGAAGCCACCGAGGCTTGAAGCTAGTGCCACGAGGCGGTTCTCCGTCGAGTCGGTCTGCAGTACGGCTTCGCCGAAGCACGACACAGTCACACCCATCTTGCTTGCCGTCATAGCCGCCACGGCGAGAGCGCACTCTGCGCTGTATGGCGGCACCTCAGTTGCACTAGCGTCGCTGAACACAAGAATGCTCCCAGCACTACgcggtggaggtgcagaATTTacgtcaccgctgctggtAGAGTCGCCGGCAGCCGCTTCAGCAGGCGTCTCTCCAGCCCCGTTTTCTGCCTCATCCCTAGCCGCCGCCCGAAACGCGGTGCTCGGGTGCGCGCGCAGATAGCAGAGTGAGGCCAGTAGTGCCCCTGCCAGAGAGCTCCACATGTTTGTGGCATCAGAGGACAGTGATGCAGATGCCGAGACTGCAGCTGAGGGCTCTCTGAATCCCTTCACGGAAGAGGCGTCGTCCTTTGCACTGGCAGTTAGCATGGTGTTGTTGTGTTCCTGTGCCGCCCGCAGTACCGCCTGCTGAAGGATTAGAGGAGAGCGAAAACGAAAGAGCTGCGCAAAGGCGAGGGTCCTCTCTGCGGCATCACTCTCCGTCCCCCCGTCCCCGCCGTCCCCTTCGGGCGAGAACACCGACCCTGTCGCATCTGACAAGGCGGGGTAAGTGGCCCCCACCCGATCCAGGGCGTGGTTGCGGTCCGGCACGGCCGAGGAGTACACGCACTTGGTGCCTCTGTACGGGTCCGCAAAGAAGACGGCGATTAATGGGATGAAGTCGggtgcgctggcgcgcacgCTGGACTGCaccgcatgcacacaccgcagcgcgtTGCCGACTAGATCGTCCGTGTAGCAGCCATTGCTGGAGTGGAGAAGACACACGTACGAGGACGGcatggcggtgcagcaatgaaacaaaaaaaaaatgtggCAAatgagagaagaggtggcCTTAACGGGTGAATGAAGTCGTGCCTGCGGATATGATACAAGGGAAGGCAGTAATGCAGTGGACGGCAAACTCCCTCAGCGTATGTGAGTTTTAAAGGGGTGGCTACAAACCCTGTATCAACCCCTTACATTCATTCCAGTCAGCGAAGCAGGTGATGGAACGGCACGGCACAGGcggagaaagcgaaagagacgcATGCGCACGTGCAATCGTCGGCATTCACACGTAAATGGACAAGAGTCagggaggtggagaaagaaaggaaagaatGGGGAGAGGTGGCTGCGATGGGGCTGAGGGAACACAGACAGCGACAAAGAAGTCACATCGAAGAAGAGCCGAGGTGACCACCTCTCAATAGTCCATTAGGGTGGactcgtcgttgtcgtccaCGTCTCCATTCAATTTCAttccttcttctttttttgcttctttcACCTCTCGCCCTTGGCTACTTCTGAGGTTTGATCAGCGGACTCATCACACACCAACGCAGACGTGCACCCACaatcgaaaaaaaaaacacacacacaaaaagcgAGCATATAGCATGAAACGAAGATGGAGAAGAGCGTGCCGTGAGGAGACGAGTAGAGAGAATGGGGGGACTAGAGAGCTCGCCATCATagcgaaagaagaagagagaaccCTAGGGCGAGAGCGCAAGTAACAGGAGAGAGCCAGGGTAACAGAAATttaaaaagagagagaagcatgGCCCTTCTGGAGAGAAAAGTaagaggcagaggaaagGCAGAAAGGGTAGGAGAGGCCCATATGGTGCCTAGCCGCCTCACCTACCGCAGGTCACTCATCCGCTCACGAAGAGCTTGCTTCCCCTTGAGGATCATCTTCTCGCGAAGGTCGTCCAGGGGACAGATGGAGTCGTACTCGCGAACCGCCTCGTCGAACATGGCCGTGTCCTCGCCTTGGATAGCTGCAATCATGTCCGTCATAACCATGTGCTCGCGAGTGTTCATGTTGAACTGCGTGTCGAGGTCCTGGTACTCCTGGAAACGCTCCTCGAGCACGCCTACATCCTCCATGAGACTCTCCGGCGTCATGAGGGCCAGTTGGCACAAGAGAGCCGTAAAGAACAGCTTGCGTGCGTTGCCGCGCGCCACACGGTCCTCCAATGCCTCGCGGGCAAGATGGTCgtagagctgctgcgccccgGCGTAGTCGCCAGAGCCTGCCTTTATGTTCGCCATCTTGAGCACAATCTCAGAGGCCGTCACCTTCGCACCTTGATTGCGGAAGTAGCGCACGGCCTCTTGCAGCCACCTTATAGCCTCATCGCCCATGGTGATGTCGCCCAGTAGAGAGCACACCTTGGCTGCGTTTGTGTACTTCTGGGCCTTGTCATACATGTCCACAACGTCCTtgagcagcgtcgctgccgacTTCGCGTCGCCGGCCTTGAAGTAGGCCTTtgctgcctcctccatctccaccGCCTGATCACACTCGCTGTTGTTCTTGCAAGACATTTCAGAGGCACGCTTGTACGCCTGGGCCACCTTCGTAAAATTGCCAGCTGCCTTGTACTGCGTGGCTGCCTGCAGAAATGTGTCATGCGACTCATCCACTTTCGTGTCGCTCGACGAGAACCACGAGCGTTTCTTCAGCTttttctccgcctccgccatcaACGCATCGCCACGCTCCTCCATCTTTCCAGGCGTGCCTTATAGTATTGATGATGTCTAGTGAGAACGTGAGATGATGAAGCTGCCCTACGTACAACAAGTTGCACAGGAAGGCGTATGTGGGTAAAGGTTTGTGGGTGAACAGTGGTGTGCTGCAGACGTCCACCACTTATGCGTAACTCGTAAGCAACTGAGATGCGCCACTACGTTTAGCGTGTCATATGTGGAGAGATCGAGACGGCAGATGGTCATGTGGCCACCGCGCCGTACCAGGCAAAAGTTGTCGCGGGTGCCCACAGTAAGTGGAGCATGTGTATGTACGATCAAAAGACAAAAATGAGAAGATAAGGGGGTATCTAGAGTCCGTCCGCAGACAAGAAAAGAACCTCGGCTGACTAACAGCGGGGGTTCTCGACCTTACATGCAACAAAAGGAACGGATGTCAGTTTCAAAGAACGACCATGGGCACCAGACAGTCATcgcaccagcaccgccgttgATGTcttttcccccccccccgctggACTGACGCCCAGCCCACGCATACCTACCACTCGACCCAAATAGAATGTGCCGTGAGGAGACTCCATATGCCTCTCGCACACCGCTTTTCCGCAGGCACACCCCCGACAGTCCAGATTATCTCGCCCACAGCTGCTAACGCGGTAAGTGTCAAGGACGTGGTCATCACGAAGCAGGGGAGCGCCAGAAGGTGGAAGCGCCAGTCCCTTGTCAGCAAGGAAAGGAGTCCCCAAGGAACCAACTCTGTTAGCCATGCATCGCtgtcgttttctctcttctgcctgGTAGTGTGCgttgtttgtttgtctttttttttttcttttcgctgaGGTTAACAAGAGCAACTTTGAATACATAACAAACCAAACCGAACACGAAAAGTACACGGAGAGACgaacacaaagaaaaagactGGGGAatgaagggaagagagagatggggcTTGAACTATACATGATACGTGTGTGATACTCCGTTAACCTACGGCTGCGAGCCGTTTCGTCCCCggagagatggagaaggggaaagatCCACCAACCACACATGTGTGATTATCTCTGTGCACCAGGaaacagacaaaaaaaaaaggcaggcaacagaaagaggcgcaggtggaggaCAAACACGCGAAACCAAACGCGACaacgagacacacacacacgcacacaaacgtGACAGACAGAGATAGGgacagggaggggagaagcaacaacagcagtcTGTGCGAGTCTGTGTGAATGGGCATGGGTGGTGTGGTAGCGCTGGAtgaggagaagcagagaaaaaatGAAAGTgaacaagaaaaagaagcaaGAATACTCCCCAAACCAGTCTATACTCACCCCAAGACACCGTTAGACGCCCTTTTCCTGtagcagcagagaagcactCAAGGACAGCCTCAGAGTTGTTtactttcttttccctttatCCCTTCGCTTGCTTTCGACGCAGACAACGACTGAGCCGGAGAGACGCAGatgagaaaagagagggcagcagaaacgcccccccccccacacacacacacgaaaggATCTCCTCCCTCAAGGCCTGACCCTTACAATGTCAAGCGTAGGCGTATGGATATTCCAGtacttccctctcctcactcttGCTTGATGcaacgctctctctctctctcttcaagCTTCTCTTCCATTTTTCCTGGTGAATCATCTCTCCATTCATTTCACTCCGTGTGCACGCAGACGTCCACCGACGCGATTGTTTTTCCCTTCACTGTGGGGTGCATCATGCGATGAATGTGGTACTAAGTGGGAGCATGTGACTTTGCAGGTGTATGTTTGTGCCGCCAAGTGACACTGACAACATCATTGagtccctcccccgcccGCCTCGCCTCCTTCAAACCTCCTTTTGGAGCGTTCAACTATACGGCGCGCTACATCACAGGATAAAGGAGAAGTGATGAACGCTCAGAGGTCGTGCTGGCAGACGTGAAGCGAGCTGTGGGGCGCGCAAGAGAGATGTAAGAAGAGGTGCACAGAACTAACGCGCTCATCGCTGTGcacagtgtgtgtgtcacgGCACACTTTGCTTCCGGCGTTAAGGCCTcacctgcacacgcacacaaggaCTGCGTTACGCTCGTGCTCTCCAGCGTATCCATCCTTGTGCTTTCACCTGGCCGCAATTGCTGTGCTGCTGACATGTGGCCACCTACCTGGCCTTCTGAACCGCAtccttcttctttcgctGGTTGCGCTCCTCACGTTCGCGCATCGTAGTCAGGCGGGCCTCCATCTGCTTGCGGATGTCCTCGTGCGAGACGATGTGATCGTCATCCTGGTCAGCGTACAGGTTGTTGTCGCGATCCGTCGTCCCGCCAGCCAGGCTGGCACTGGGCAGCTCCATCATGCACACAAGACTGCGTGCTGACACGGCGCTATGGGCTGTCTGAGGAGCAACCGGCATTATtggcaccacctcctccgcctcccagCCCTCTGCCATCTGCAGCGCTTCGCCGTGTGAGGAGTCAGTTGTGTTGGCAGTCAAAGcgacctccccctcctccaagGTCTGCACGGCCTCCTTCGACAACTGAGGTTCGCGAATGGCGCgcagagacgacgacgccgagaCGCGCGAGTACGTGGACAattggtggtggcgctggaaGGCAATCAAGATGTGCGTGGCACGCTCCTCAACTCTGCCGAGGAACTGCTTCATGTTGGCCTCCGTGCacctctcctcactctccacAGCGCCATCGGCCATCTTCGGGCACCCGATATGCGCATAGACATCCTCGGCCGTGGCTGCGGTACGCTGCACGGCGTCGCTCAGCTGTAGAGTCGCGTAGTTCATCTCGTCCAGCTTGGACTCCGTGCctgccagctcctcctcgagaCGCTTGATGAGAGCGCGGTGCTGACGctcgctgtcgtcttcctcgctcAGAAGACGCTGAAGGTCACGGATGCTGTCCTTCAGAGCCTCCTTCTTGGCGGACAGCTCGTTGACGTACTTGTACATGGAGAAGTTCAGGTCCCCAGTGTGCAAGTAATTGGCGCGCACCCCGTCGATATCGTCCGACTGCAGGGCGTCCTTGATCTGAGCAAGAATGCTGGTGATGGACAtcgcctctttctccacAGATATCACATTCTGTACGCCGTCGTGGCCTTCCCCACAGGTCGTGGAGGTAGGCTCTTCGCCATTGCTGGAGGCTGATGCACCCATTGCTCGCCGGGAAGTGTCCGCCTCTTCCTGAGCGCGGGCGACGTTGGCGTCACTCATGCGCTCCTCGAACTCGTACTCacgcgcctccagctccagctgCATCTCCGTCTGCTCCTCGCGCATGGCCTTGATGTCCATCATAGCTGTGTCCAGGTCGTGCAGTTGCTTGGTGTAGGCCTGGCGCTGCTCGACCAGCGCGacgcgcagccgctccacctcgcgcagctgcgcgtcacGATCGTCCATATCCCTGTTCGACTTTTCGATATGCTCGGCCATGAGGCGTTTCTTCGCCTTTAAATCGTCCTCCATGCGCTTGTGCACGCGCAGGAACACGCGACGCTCCTCTCGGATGACGTCGATGCGGTCACGCAGCTCCTTGTTGTACGACAGAGCATCGTTGAACTGACCTAACGTTTGATCCAGCCGGCTCTCCAGAATGTCGACctggcgctgcaccgccgctgcctgttCCTTTTCTACATTGATGCCACCCTTCATCCTGCGACTGTGAAGAAGGTCGATGCGAGCCAGCTGATATCGCTTTGTCAGATCGTTCTTGCGCATCTTCTCAAACTGGTAGCGGCGCTCCAGCCCGTCAACGTCGCTCTGCAATGACGCCAGCTTATCGGCCTTGACGTAGTCATAATGTGCACCAGACATAGAATTGATTTCTTTCTTGATTTGATCGTTCTCTTCGGTCATATGTGCGATCTGTTCTTGCTGACGCATAGTCTGGTCCTGTGCACTGAAGATGTTCTCCGCTACCTGCGAGCGGCGCAGGGTGTCGGCCACTGCGCCCTTCTTAGTGGCGGCTACCACTGACATGACCAAGTCAGCCAAGGTCTGTGAGGATAATTCCGTCGACCAAGGAAAcggtgggagaggagaaggcgagaggTGCGATGCCTCCGTAAGGGCGTCTCTGTTCGCTGAAGCAGAGGATGGCGTGCTCTGTTCTACACTGCCCTAACTTCAATAAGTCCAAGGAGAGTGGAAAGTGCAGGGCGCAAATACgatgaaagaggaggaaaggtgGTGCTGACGAAGAGCGCGAGAAGCACAAAATAAAAAGCCACGTCAGACAACTGAGGATTGTGGCAGAAAGGGACAGTCTGGACCAATGAAGTCAGCGAAGTGCAagcgaggcggagaaaaACGCAGCTGGCCGTCCTGACTTTTGCAACGTTGTGATGTTGATGGCCCATTGCATAGAAGCGGGTGCCCGAGCAATGGGGTGAAaggtgcgcgtgcgggcGCACGTTGGGTTCGATTAAGAGAATGAAACGAAGAAAGAAAGATGAGAGTGCAGTAGAGCAAACAGAAAAGATACATGCAAAGCACGGCCGTACGTGCACAGTCCATACCACGTGTGGAGCGGAACGCTGCAGATGTAGAGAGAGGGCATGGCGCTCCACACGCTCTCCTCATCGCCTGTAGAAAGGGTCTTCTTCGTCCATTCTCAGCTGACGCCGTCGCACATAAAGTGCAGCAAGGAAAAAGCTATCCTGCTTAAGAGAAGCATGACGTTGGGGGGCATGGGCTTATTCCGCGAAGGCTACCTTCAAAGCGTCATAGAGAATAACAGCATGTTGTCTTCCAGTTTAATTTCTTCGCTCTTGTTCTCCGCTAAGAGGGAGtgaaaaaagaaacacacgGCATGCGCGGCATGCAAATACACAAAACGACGCTCACCTCCATTCATGCTTTTTTCCCTCCATTCACCGGATCGCTGCATGCGCCTCGCAGGGCCTTGTATGGGCAAGTCAACTCCTCTGTGTATGACTGTGCTTCTCGCTTCCCCTCCATGTTTATCTTCTTGACGGCAAGTGCGAGGGAAAGTGAAATAGTGGAGGTGTCTTTCTCGTTCGAGTCTGTCCTCGGGGAGTGTCTGTATGCCTTCGTATGGTGACGAGGAGAGACTTGCATGGGCATATGTTATGAGAAACTCACCTCATCACTTTCGAAGCTTTCTTTCTAGTTAGCGAGGAAGACAGCACTCTCGACATAGGTGACGAGATAAACCcaaaggagggggaaagaggaagaagcgagcgagcaagcggagagaagaaggcggggagaagacgcacacctgcacgcacacacaagcagagaTGAGGTTTAAAGCAGCAAAATCGGGGGAGTCCGATGAACACAAAAGAGGCACACATGCAAACATTCACAgcaaggggaaggggaaaaagaaggaggaggagcgatCGGCATCacgaggaagacgacagcagcggtagcGACAAGGTAAGCGAAAGAGAGCCAAGCACACGAGCGCGAGAATATCGGTGTAGCTCCCCATCGCTTGCTCACACACTGAGGTTCACGATCAATTATTAACCGCCTCCATACGGCACGCTCCGCCAGATAAGAACAGGAAAAAGGTGCGGTGTTCCTCCTTTCCGTCTTGAA
The nucleotide sequence above comes from Leishmania braziliensis MHOM/BR/75/M2904 complete genome, chromosome 32. Encoded proteins:
- a CDS encoding putative outer dynein arm docking complex, whose protein sequence is MSVVAATKKGAVADTLRRSQVAENIFSAQDQTMRQQEQIAHMTEENDQIKKEINSMSGAHYDYVKADKLASLQSDVDGLERRYQFEKMRKNDLTKRYQLARIDLLHSRRMKGGINVEKEQAAAVQRQVDILESRLDQTLGQFNDALSYNKELRDRIDVIREERRVFLRVHKRMEDDLKAKKRLMAEHIEKSNRDMDDRDAQLREVERLRVALVEQRQAYTKQLHDLDTAMMDIKAMREEQTEMQLELEAREYEFEERMSDANVARAQEEADTSRRAMGASASSNGEEPTSTTCGEGHDGVQNVISVEKEAMSITSILAQIKDALQSDDIDGVRANYLHTGDLNFSMYKYVNELSAKKEALKDSIRDLQRLLSEEDDSERQHRALIKRLEEELAGTESKLDEMNYATLQLSDAVQRTAATAEDVYAHIGCPKMADGAVESEERCTEANMKQFLGRVEERATHILIAFQRHHQLSTYSRVSASSSLRAIREPQLSKEAVQTLEEGEVALTANTTDSSHGEALQMAEGWEAEEVVPIMPVAPQTAHSAVSARSLVCMMELPSASLAGGTTDRDNNLYADQDDDHIVSHEDIRKQMEARLTTMREREERNQRKKKDAVQKAR